A DNA window from Hordeum vulgare subsp. vulgare chromosome 1H, MorexV3_pseudomolecules_assembly, whole genome shotgun sequence contains the following coding sequences:
- the LOC123450647 gene encoding eukaryotic translation initiation factor 3 subunit D-like, translating into MGFDVGVVPFNPDGWGPPDAPGAAPLLGGAVATASIPFAPFSRSDKLGRIADWTRNPGHPGAHGHHAAAASRDSVFDFSSADDSLAAAAEDSSFSLVDAKPPPKHPRFGPKWRFNQRPQLPQRRDEEVEAKRREAEKERARRERHYQNHRSHHHQGFRGNQQSSAKPSVDIQPDWTILEQIPFANFTKLSFAVNDQPEDLLVCGAVDSYDRAYDRVNPKTARRLERFKNRQFFKITTTDDPIIRRLAEEDKATVFATDAILAALMCTPRSILSWDIVVQRVGNKLFFDKREGSQLDLLTVNETAQEQLPENKDDINSAPALAVEATYINQNFSQQVLVRDGEKVTFDEPNPFASENEEAAPVCYRYRRWKLDDDISIIARCEVHAAGVDPSGARQFLTLNALNEFDPKITGVDWKQKLESQRGAVLATELKNNANKLARWTAQALLSGADMMKLGYVSRVHPRDHFNHSILTVMGYKPRDFATQINLNTANMWGIVKSIVDICMKFEEGKYVLVKDPAKPQMRIYQVPNDAFENDYVEEPLPEEEQVRPATDDVDATAQEMDAAAEAEANKATTQGGDGEKTADAAAA; encoded by the coding sequence ATGGGCTTCGACGTGGGCGTCGTCCCCTTCAACCCCGATGGCTGGGGCCCTCCCGACGCGCCGGGCGCGGCGCCGCTCCTGGGCGGGGCCGTCGCCACGGCCTCCATCCCCTTCGCGCCCTTCTCCCGCTCCGACAAGCTGGGCCGCATCGCCGACTGGACGCGCAACCCGGGCCACCCTGGCGCGCACGGCCACCACGCGGCCGCCGCGTCCCGCGACTCGGTCTTCGACTTCTCGTCCGCCGACGActcgctcgccgccgccgccgaggacTCGTCCTTCAGCCTCGTGGACGCCAAGCCGCCGCCCAAGCACCCGCGCTTCGGCCCCAAGTGGCGCTTCAACCAGCGCCCCCAGCTGCCCCAGCGCCGCGACGAGGAGGTCGAGGCCAAGCGCCGCGAGGCCGAGAAGGAGCGCGCCCGCCGCGAGCGCCACTACCAGAACCACCgctcccaccaccaccagggcttCCGCGGCAACCAGCAGTCCTCGGCCAAGCCCTCGGTCGACATCCAGCCCGACTGGACCATCCTCGAGCAGATCCCCTTCGCCAACTTCACCAAGCTCTCCTTCGCCGTCAACGACCAGCCCGAGGACCTCCTCGTCTGCGGCGCCGTCGACTCGTACGACCGCGCCTACGACCGCGTCAACCCCAAGACGGCCCGCCGCCTCGAGCGCTTCAAGAACCGCCAGTTCTTCAAGATCACCACCACCGACGACCCCATCATCCGCCGCCTCGCCGAGGAGGACAAGGCCACCGTCTTCGCCACCGACGCCATCCTCGCCGCCCTCATGTGCACGCCCCGCAGCATCCTCTCCTGGGACATTGTCGTGCAGCGGGTCGGCAACAAGCTCTTCTTCGACAAGCGCGAGGGCTCTCAGCTCGATCTGCTCACTGTCAACGAGACTGCGCAGGAGCAGCTCCCTGAGAACAAGGATGACATCAACTCGGCGCCGGCTCTTGCTGTTGAGGCCACCTACATCAACCAGAACTTCTCGCAGCAGGTGCTGGTACGTGATGGCGAGAAGGTTACCTTTGATGAGCCTAACCCGTTTGCCTCTGAGAATGAGGAGGCGGCGCCTGTTTGCTACCGTTATCGCCGCTGGAAGCTGGATGATGATATTAGCATCATTGCTCGCTGTGAAGTGCATGCTGCTGGTGTTGATCCGAGTGGTGCTCGCCAGTTCCTCACTCTTAATGCACTTAATGAGTTTGATCCTAAGATTACTGGTGTTGACTGGAAGCAGAAGCTCGAGTCCCAGCGCGGTGCCGTGCTTGCTACAGAGCTCAAGAACAATGCCAACAAGCTCGCTCGCTGGACTGCCCAGGCTTTACTATCTGGCGCGGACATGATGAAGTTGGGTTATGTGTCTCGTGTGCACCCCCGCGACCACTTCAACCACTCCATACTCACTGTCATGGGCTACAAGCCAAGAGATTTTGCTACCCAGATCAACCTCAACACTGCAAACATGTGGGGAATTGTCAAGTCGATTGTGGACATATGCATGAAGTTTGAAGAGGGCAAGTATGTGCTTGTGAAAGATCCTGCCAAGCCACAGATGaggatctatcaggttcctaatGATGCGTTTGAGAACGATTATGTTGAAGAGCCACTTCCAGAGGAGGAGCAGGTTCGCCCGGCTACAGATGATGTCGATGCTACTGCACAGGAGATGGATGCTGCTGCTGAGGCAGAGGCTAATAAAGCAACTACCCAGGGTGGTGACGGTGAGAAGACTGCAGATGCTGCCGCTGCTTGA